A single window of Anopheles moucheti chromosome 2, idAnoMoucSN_F20_07, whole genome shotgun sequence DNA harbors:
- the LOC128296784 gene encoding phenoloxidase-activating factor 2, producing MVCVLVGLVVLASCVYSVAALSTIERNPAFNFPQDGASPANDLTRQATNVSNGITSGVLTGVVPLQQTGILPNIVNTGIPTGQTCICVPTGRCNATVIGGTTDGAGQLDVRIVSSPTANTGVTIGSTTLTNAANNIASVIPVNIVSPASCQSGLERCCLAGSYQCGLQYPPVANSPAVSANQASYGEYPWQVVLLGPGDVYVGSGVLIDNLHVLTAAHKISDYTSGGRTLKVRLGEWDAATTSEPLPVQEFNVARYFVHPSFNSANLRNDIAILRLSGTVALGTTPTIATACLPVTSFIGSRCWVSGWGKNDFVSGAFQSIQKEVDVPVVSSDNCQTALRTTRLGGNFVLDATSFICAGGELGKDACTGDGGSPLVCALNGRWYVVGLVAWGIGCGANGIPGVYVNVASYITWITSTIASV from the exons ATGGTTTGCGTTCTCGTAGGACTGGTGGTTCTGGCCAGCTGTGTCTACAGCGTCGCTGCACTGTCCACCATCGAACGCAATCCAGCGTTCAATTTCCCTCAGGATGGTGCTTCTCCAGCCAATG ACCTCACACGACAGGCCACTAATGTGAGCAATGGCATTACCAGCGGTGTCCTTACCGGTGTCGTACCGTTGCAGCAAACAG GTATTCTACCGAACATTGTTAACACGGGCATACCTACAGGACAGACGTGCATTTGTGTACCAACGGGCCGGTGTAATGCAACCGTCATCGGCGGCACAACGGACGGTGCTGGCCAGCTAGACGTCAGGATTGTTTCCAGC CCAACTGCCAACACAGGGGTAACGATCGGTTCAACAACCTTAACAAATGCCGCAAATAACATCGCGTCTGTCATTCCGGTTAATATCGTCTCACCGGCCAGCTGCCAGTCGGGACTGGAGCGTTGCTGTTTGGCGGGCAGTTACCAGTGCGGTTTGCAGTACCCACCAGTTGCAAATTCCCCGGCCGTGTCTGCCAACCAGGCTAGCTACGGGGAATATCCTTGGCAGGTGGTGTTGCTTGGACCGGGAGACGTTTACGTTGGTTCCGGTGTGCTCATTGATAACCTGCACGTTTTGACAGCGGCACACAAAATTTCGGACTACAC TTCCGGCGGCCGTACACTGAAGGTGCGCCTTGGCGAATGGGATGCAGCAACAACGTCCGAACCGTTACCCGTGCAGGAGTTCAACGTAGCCCGGTACTTTGTGCATCCAAGCTTCAATTCGGCCAACCTCCGCAACGACATTGCCATTCTACGGCTGTCTGGGACGGTAGCGCTCGGCACCACGCCAACAATTGCAACCGCCTGTCTGCCCGTTACGTCCTTCATCGGTAGCCGCTGCTGGGTATCCGGTTGGGGTAAAAATGATTTCGTCAGTGGCGCTTTCCAATCAATCCAGAAAGAGGTGGACGTACCGGTTGTAAGCTCGGACAACTGTCAAACGGCACTACGCACTACGCGTCTCGGTGGCAACTTTGTGCTCGATGCGACCAGCTtcatctgtgccggtggcgagCTTGGCAAGGATGCGTGCACCGGAGACGGTGGATCGCCGTTGGTGTGTGCGCTCAACGGGCGCTGGTATGTGGTGGGTTTGGTAGCGTGGGGTATCGGTTGTGGTGCCAACGGTATACCGGGCGTGTACGTTAACGTGGCGTCCTACATCACATGGATCACGAGTACGATCGCGAGCGTTTAA
- the LOC128296967 gene encoding uncharacterized protein LOC128296967: MSRALFVIPQRLLSIVRCNQVSLITRHSSKMSEQTESNIVKGADSWFNKYAAVESSPEGTFKGVKDRFNGITVDSSMETCSPESFPTVLKRSLEHWIQSKHRGIWFKVHLTAACWIPELVNNGFQFHHAKNSFVMLYRWLPTDETANIPPYSHTMVGVGALVINDRNQVLVVSENNALIVGSWKLPGGYVEPNENFIDAAIREVAEETNIRTKFESVISIRHAHGAGFGCSDLYIVMALTPLSEEITKCNREIAKCEWMDVNEYLAHPKVHETNRNFVRTYLEYKRHGLRIDCTEEMHQVLRKRYNIYSIAKVPEGGNVTSSACSTGTFKL, from the exons ATGAGTAGAGCGCTTTTTGTCATTCCGCAACGCTTGCTATCAATCGTCCGATGTAACCAGGTTTCATTGATAACGCGCCATTCGAGCAAAATGAGCGAACAAACGGAGAGTAACATTGTAAAGGGTGCTGATAGTTGGTTCAACAA ATACGCAGCCGTCGAGAGTTCTCCCGAGGGGACATTTAAAGGGGTGAAGGATCGGTTCAATGGCATCACGGTTGACTCGAGCATGGAAACCTGCAGCCCCGAAAGTTTTCCAACCGTGTTGAAGC GATCCCTCGAACATTGGATTCAAAGCAAACATCGGGGCATTTGGTTCAAGGTCCATTTAACCGCAGCCTGTTGGATACCGGAATTAGTTAAT AATGGATTTCAATTCCATCATGCCAAAAATTCGTTCGTAATGCTGTACCGCTGGCTTCCGACGGACGAAACGGCCAACATTCCACCGTACTCGCATACGATGGTAGGAGTCGGAGCGCTTGTGATAAATGACCGAAATCAGGTGCTGGTGGTAAGCGAAAACAATGCCCTAATCGTCGGTTCGTGGAAACTACCGGGAGGCTATGTGGAACCAA ATGAGAATTTTATTGACGCCGCGATCCGGGAAGTGGCCGAAGAAACCAACATTCGTACCAAGTTCGAATCGGTCATCTCGATACGGCACGCACACGGAGCCGGTTTCGGCTGTTCCGATCTGTACATCGTGATGGCATTGACGCCACTGTCGGAAGAAATCACGAAATGTAATCGGGAGATTGCCAAATGCGAATGGATGGATGTGAATGAATACTTGGCCCATCCGAAGGTACACGAAACGAATCGTAATTTCGTGCGAACGTACCTGGAGTATAAGCGGCACGGTTTACGCATCGACTGTACGGAAGAAATGCACCAAGTGCTGCGAAAGCGGTACAATATCTACTCAATCGCCAAGGTACCCGAGGGTGGTAATGTTACCAGTAGTGCTTGTAGCACCGGCACATTCAAGTTATAG